The stretch of DNA TGCAATTCGATTTGCCGCATTATTCCTCTTACTCGCTGCAAATCGAGCCAAAGACGGTCTTTTATCAGCGTTACAAAAAAGGGACACTGAAGAAAGCACCGGAAGAATTGGAAGCCAGCATGTACAACCTGCTGCGTGACCAAATGAAGGCGCATGGCAGACAGCAGTACGAGGTAAGCAATTTTGCGTTTCCAGGCAAGGAAAGCCAGCATAATCTGGCGTATTGGAATAATGACTTTTATTACGGCCTTGGCGCTGGGGCGCATGGCTATTTGCCAGGCCGTCGTATCATCAACATCCGCCCGCTGCCTGCTTATTTGAAGCAAGCTAATGAAAATGGCATACCTGTGCTGCATGAGGAGCCTATCGGCCGCAAAGAGCGTATCGAGGAAGAGCTATTCCTTGGCTTGCGGAAAAAATCAGGGGTGAGTAAAGCTGCATTCCTTCAAAAATTCGGTGTGGAGCTTGCCGATGTGTACCGAAAGCCGCTCGATTTGTTGATTGCCAAAGGATGGCTGATAGAAGATGACGCTCATGTTGCCATGACGGAAGATGGTTTCTTATTTGGAAATGATGTATTCCAGGAGTTCCTTTTGGACGAAGAACCAGCAAGCATTTCGAATTGACAATTTTAATAGGCTTTGTTACCTTATATGTATATTTAGCACTCGCCAAACAAGAGTGCTAATCGAGGTGATGATCATGCTGACAGAAAGACAGCTGCGTATCCTTCAGGTCATAGTCGATGATTTCATTGAAACAGCGCAGCCAATCGGCTCGCGTGCTATCTCCAATAAGCAGGATGTTGCCTATAGTGCGGCGACGATCCGTAATGATATGGCTGAACTGGAGCAGCTTGGCTTGATTGAAAAGACGCATACCTCCTCTGGAAGGGTTCCTTCCGAACGAGGCTATCGTTTCTACGTGGATCATCTACTGACACCATTTCATTTGACGCAAGAGGATACGACAGCAATCAAACAGACATTCTCTGCGAATATTCGGGAGATGGAGGAAATCGTCCAGCAGTCTGCAGCACTGTTATCGGAGCTGACCAACTATACGAGTATCATACTCGGACCCGAAATGCTGGAGACGAAGCTGAAGCATATCCAGATTCTGACTTTATCGGATTTCAGTGCGGTGATGATCCTTGTGACAGACACTGGGCATGTGGAACACAAATCTTTCCGTATACCAGATGGAATGGATCATGGCGAAATGGAAAAGGTAGTGAATATCCTCAACGACCGCTTGGCCGGTGTGCCGCTTATGATGGTGCCCGGCAGGCTGAAGGCGGAAGTGCAGGATTTGCTCAAACGGCATACTGTGCATTATGAGACTATCTTTGCTTATCTGCGTTCCTTCATGGAAACAGAGCAGCCGCTCAAACTTTATTTCGGCGGAAAGACGAATATCCTGATGCAGCCTGATTTTCAGGACTTGAATAAGCTGCGTACCCTTTATACGATGATTGAAGAAGAAGGTGAAATGATAGCCGATCTTCTCAAGGGGGAGCAAGATGGCCTGCATGTTTCCATCGGAACGGAAAACAAGCTGGATGCGCTGCAGGATTGCAGCTTTGTGACAGCGAGTTATACAGCTGATGGCACGCATATGGGGACTGTGGCCCTGCTGGGACCCACCAGGATGGAATATTCCCGTGTGATGTCGCTGATGCATGTTTTATCGAAGAAACTGACAAGTGCATATCAGGACTGGCAGAAATGAGTTGAATATGGCTTGCTCTTTCGGCAAGCCTTTCATATAAGAGATGTTTTTCAGGAGGTGACCATCATGGCGAATGAAGAAAAAGAAAAAGTGAATGAAACCGAAGAGCAGGAAGCTGTCGAGGCAGAAGTGATCGATCAAGCTCCGGCTGAGGAATCCGAAACCAACGATGAAGGCAGTGAAAAACTAGTCCAGCTCGAACAGGAGAAAAACGAAATTTATGAGCGTCTTCTTCGTGTGCAGGCTGAGTATGACAATTTCCGCAAGCGTACGCAGAAGGAAAAAGAAGCTGCCAGCAAATATAGATCCCAAGATTTGGCGGAAGCCTTGCTTCCGGTTGTCGATAATTTGGATCGCGCCCTTCAGACTGTCCAGGATGAAGAGGCGAATAAAGGTTTTGTCGATGGTATCCGCATGGTACATCGCCAGCTATTAGAAGCTTTCGACAAACAAGGCATTGAAACAATCGAAACAGTCGGACAGCCTTTCGATCCGCATTTGCACCAAGCAGTCATGCAGGTGGAAAATGACGAATACGAACCGAATACGGTCGTACAGGAACTGCAAAAGGGCTATAAGCTGAAAGACCGTGTCATCCGGCCGGCTATGGTTCAAGTGAATCAATAAAGCACTACATATGCTTTGAAGGAGGAAAAATACAAAATGGGTAAAATCATTGGTATTGACTTAGGTACAACAAACTCTTGTGTATCCGTAATGGAAGGGGGAGAAGCGCGCGTCATCCCGAATCCGGAAGGCAACCGTACAACTCCATCCGTCGTAGCTTTCAAAAATGGGGAAAGACAAATCGGTGAAGTGGCGAAGCGTCAGGCAATCACGAACCCGAACACGATCCAATCCATCAAACGTCATATGGGTACGGATTACAAAGTGGAAATCGAGGGTAAAGCCTACACACCTCAAGAAATTTCTGCAATCATCCTGCAGTACATCAAATCCTTCGCTGAAGATTATCTAGGCGAAACTGTGGATAAAGCAGTCATCACGGTTCCTGCATACTTCAACGATGCAGAGCGCCAAGCAACGAAAGATGCTGGTAAGATTGCCGGTCTTGAAGTGGAACGTATCATCAACGAGCCGACAGCGGCAGCACTTGCATATGGTATCAATACAGAAGAAGATCAAACAATCCTTGTTTATGACCTTGGTGGGGGTACTTTCGACGTTTCCATCCTGGATATCGGCGATGGCACATTCGAAGTGGTTTCCACTGCTGGTGACAACCGTCTTGGCGGTGATGACTTCGACCAAGTGATCATCGATCATCTTGTGGCTGAATTCAAGAAAGAAAACGGCATCGACCTTTCCAAAGATAAAATGGCAATGCAGCGTTTGAAAGATGCAGCAGAAAAAGCGAAGAAGGATCTTTCCGGTGTCACGCAGACACAGATTTCCCTTCCGTTCATCACTGCCGGTGCAGAAGGTCCGCTTCACTTGGAGCTTTCTCTATCCCGTGCGAAATTCGATGAGCTTTCAGCTGATTTGGTAGAACGTACAATGGGACCTACTCGTCAAGCACTTCGCGATGCTGATCTTTCTGCCAGCGAAATTGACAAAGTCATCCTGGTCGGTGGTTCCACTCGTATTCCGGCTGTTGTGGAAGCAATCAAAAAAGAAACTGGCAAAGAGCCTTCTAAAGGCGTCAACCCGGATGAAGTGGTTGCACTTGGTGCTGCAATCCAGGGCGGTGTCTTGCAGGGTGATGTCAAAGACGTCGTGCTTCTTGACGTAACACCGCTTTCCTTGGGTATCGAAACAATGGGCGGCGTGTTCACGAAATTGATCGAACGCAACACGACAATCCCGACAAGCGCATCCCAAGTATTCTCTACAGCTGCTGACAATCAGCCTTCTGTAGACATCCACGTACTTCAAGGGGAACGTGAGATGGCAGCGGACAACAAAACGCTCGGCCGCTTCCAATTGTCCGATATTCCGCCGGCACCACGCGGTGTACCGCAAATCGAAGTAAGCTTCGATATCGACTCGAACGGTATCGTAAACGTACGTGCAAAAGATCTTGGCACAAACAAAGAGCAATCCATCACAATCAAATCTTCCTCAGGTCTTTCTGACGAAGAAGTGGAAAAAATGGTTAAAGAAGCGGAAGAAAACGCAGAAGAAGATAAAAAACGCCGCGAAGAAGTAGATCTTCGCAATGAAGCAGATCAGCTTATCTTCCAAACAGACAAAACGCTGAAAGACTTGGCTGACAATGTCTCCGAAGAAGATAAACAAAAAGCTGAAACAGCAAAAGAAGAACTGAAAAAAGCATTGGAAGGTTCCGACATCGAAGATATCAAAGCGAAGAAGGACGCACTTTCCGAGCAAGTTCAAGCTTTGTCTGTAAAATTGTATGAGCAAGCAGCACAGGCTCAGCAAGCACAAGGCGCAGAAAAAGCGGACGATGATGTCGTGGATGCTGATTTCTCAGAAGTGAACGACGACGATAAAAAATAAGCTTATATGCAATAATTAGTGACACCCGACAAGTCAAAGCCTGCTCTCCAGCGGCTTTGACTTGTTACATGTTAAGAGCATTTGATGCCTGTACGGCTTAATGGTATGATAAAATTTATGTAAAAGAGAGAGTCGGGAGAGTGATTGTCAGTGAGTAAGCGGGATTACTACGATGTGCTCGGTGTCGGAAAAGACGCTTCCAAGGAAGAAATCAAAAAAGCATATCGTAAACTTGCGCGCAAATACCACCCAGATGTGAACAAGGCTGAAGATGCAGCCGATAAGTTCAAGGAAGCAAAAGAAGCATATGAAGTGCTCGGAAATGAACAAAAGCGTGCCCAGTACGATCAATTCGGCCATGCTGGTCCGCAGAGCCAGGGCTTCGGTGGTGCCGGAGCACAGGATTTTGGCGGATTTGGCGACATTTTCGATATGTTCTTTGGCGGTGGTGCGCGGCGCCAGGATCCGAATGCACCCCGTCAAGGTGCGGATTTGCAATATACCATGACGCTTAAGTTTGAAGAAGCGATCTTTGGGAAAGAAACAGATATCGAGATACCGAAGGAAGAAGAATGTGATACATGCCATGGTTCAGGGGCAAAGCCAGGCACCCAGCCGAAAACTTGTACACACTGTAACGGAAGCGGCCAGCTCAATGTGGAACAGAACACACCGTTCGGCCGCGTAGTGAATCGACGTGTATGTAATACATGTAACGGAACAGGTAAGATCATTCCGGATAAATGTAATACATGCGGTGGGTCCGGCCGAGTGCGCAAACGCAATAAAATCCACATCAAAATCCCTGCAGGTATTGACGATGGCCAGCAGATCCGTGTGTCAGGAAAAGGGGAAGCCGGTGTCAACGGAGGGCCTCCGGGAGATTTGTATGTAGTCATCCAAGTGCGCAGCCATGAGTTCTTTGACCGCGATGGCGACAATATTTATTGTGAAATGCCGATAACGTTCGCTCAGGCTGCGCTCGGGGATGAATTGGAAGTACCGACAGTCCACGGGGCAGTGAAGCTTAAAATCCCTGCCGGCACCCAGACTGGCCGGACATTCCGTCTCAAGGGCAAGGGTTCGCCGAATGTTCGCGGATATGGTCAAGGGGATCAGCATGTCAAAATCCGCGTCGTGACACCGACGAACTTGACCGACCGCCAGAAGGAGCTCCTGCGCGAATTGAACGATATCAGCGGGAACGACCCGGCTGATGAGCAGCATGACAACATCTTTACACGTATGAAACGTGCGTTCAAGGGTGAGTTTTAATAAAAGGAGTGAACGAGTGCGTGAAATGGGCAGAGCTGTGTATCCATACGACAAATGAAGCGATCGAGCCGATTTCGAATATCCTGCATGAAGCAGGGGCTAGCGGTGTCGTGATCCAGGACCCGGAGGATCTGGTAAAAGATCATAAAACGACATTTGGTGAAATCTACGAACTGAACCCGGACGATTATCCGGCAGAAGGCATTTTCATCAAGGCATATTTGCCTTTGAACAGTTTCCTGAATGAATCGGTGAATGAAATCAAGGCTGCAATATCCAATCTGAGCGAATACCAGATTGATATAGGTGCCAATGAAGTATCAGTCAGTGAAGTGGATGAAGAAGATTGGTCCACTGCCTGGAAAAAATATTACAAGCCTGTGAAGATCTCAGAAAAGTTCACTATCATCCCGACATGGGAAGATTATACACCGGTTGCAAGTGATGAAGTGATCATGGAACTCGACCCTGGGATGGCTTTTGGGACGGGAACACATCCGACGACTGTATTGAGTGTCCAGGCGATCGAACGTTTTGTGAAAAAAGGCGACATCGTCATCGATGTGGGATCTGGTTCCGGGGTCCTTAGCATTGCTGCAGTTCTGCTTGGTGCAGAGCATGTACATGCATTCGATCTGGATGAAGTCGCGGTGAACAGTACGAAAATCAATGCAGAACTCAACCAAGCTGCCGACCGCATCACTGCCCGGCCGAATAACTTGCTTGAAGGCGTGGAGGTGGAAGCGGATGTCATCGTCTCGAATATCCTGGCTGAAATCATCCTGAAATTCACAGATGATGCTTATAAATTGATCAAACCAGGCGGTCTGTTCATTACAAGCGGCATTATCAGCCAAAAGAAAAATGAAGTGAAAGAGGCCTTGACAGCTTCGGGTTTTGATATTGTCGAAGTAAATGAAATGGAAGATTGGGTCGCCATCATTGCAAAGAAGAAATAAGGCAGAGGTGAAAGGATGCAGCGCTATTTCGTAGAAGCTGCCAATTGGCAGGATGACCGGATTATGCTGGACGGACAGGATGCGCATCATATCAATCGCGTGATGCGGATGAAGCCAGGCGATGAAATCATCTGTGTCGATCCAAAGGGGCGTGCAGCAATATGCAAGATCGCTGAGCTGTCATCGGAACATGTCACTGTCTGCGTTTCTGAAAATGTCGACAATGATACGGAAATGCCGGTAACAGTAACAATTGCCCAGGGTCTGCCAAAAGGCGATAAACTGGAATGGATCGTGCAGAAGGGAACGGAATTGGGAGCGGCTGGATTCATTCCTTTCCAAGCTGCCAGGTCCGTTGTAAAATGGGATGAGAAAAAGAAAGACAAAAAGCGGATCAGGCTTGAAAAAATAGCCAAAGAAGCAGCGGAGCAGTCCAGTCGCCTGAGCATTCCGGCAGTCGAAGATGTGCAATCCTTTCAAGAGCTGCTTGACAGCAGCGATACATATAAGCATAAATTGTTCGCTTATGAGGAAGCGGCAAAAGGATTGAAGGCAGAACCGCTTCGTTCCGTATTTGAGCGTATTTCGCCATCAGACAATGTGCTTGTCGTAATTGGGCCAGAGGGCGGATTCAGTGATTCAGAAGCAGATGCGCTTCGGAACGCAGGTTTTGCACCTATAAGGCTTGGGCCTCGTATTTTGCGCACCGAAACCGCTCCCTTGTATATGTTGGCTAGTCTATCGTACCATTTTGAAGAATGAGGTGTTTTTTCATGCCTACAGTGGCATTCCATACATTAGGTTGTAAAGTGAACCATTATGAGACGGAAGGTATTTGGCAGAAGTTCAAGGCCCAAGGCTATGAGCGGGTCGATTTTGACCATCAGTCCGATGTTTATGTCATCAATACGTGTACCGTCACCAATACAGGTGATAAAAAAAGCCGCCAGATCATCCGGCGGGCAGTACGTAAAAATCCTGACGGGGTCATTTGCGTCACAGGCTGTTATGCGCAGACTTCACCTGGTGAAATCATGGAGATTCCGGGAGTCGACATCGTGGTAGGCACGCAAGGCCGTGATAAGATGATCGAGCATATCGAGGAGTTCAAGAAGACCAAGGAACCGATCAATGGCGTTTCCAACATCATGAAGAATCGCGTCTTCGAGGAAATGGATGTGCCCGCTTTCACCGATCGCACCCGTGCGTCCTTGAAGATACAAGAAGGCTGCAATAATTTCTGTACCTTCTGTATCATTCCTTGGTCCCGTGGGCTTCTGCGTTCCCGTAAGCCGGAGGACGTGATGAAGCAAGCACAGCAGCTGGTGGACGCCGGCTATAAGGAAATCGTCCTTACCGGGATCCATACAGCAGGCTATGGGGAAGACATGCAGGATTACAATTTCGCAAAATTGCTTCGCGAATTGGAAACGAATGTCCGCGGACTGAAAAGGATCCGGATTTCATCCATTGAAGCAAGTCAGATTACGGATGAGGTCATCCAAGTGCTGGATGAATCGGAAAAGATAGTCCGTCATCTGCATATACCGCTCCAGTCCGGTTCGGATTCCGTCTTGAAACGGATGCGCCGTAAATACTCAACTGACTTTTACCGCAGCAAGATCGAAAAAGTCAAGAAAGCTTTACCTGACCTTGCCATTACCAGTGACGTGATCGTAGGCTTCCCAGGAGAGACAGAAGAGGAATTCATGGAAACGTACCGTTTCATACAGGAAATCGGCTATAGCGAACTCCATGTCTTCCCTTATTCGAAGCGTACCGGGACACCTGCTGCGCGTATGGCTGATCAAGTCGATGAAGAAATCAAGAATGAGCGTGTGCACCGCTTGATCACGCTTTCCGATCAGCAAGCAAAAGAATATGCATCACGCTTCGAGAATGAAGTGCTCGAAGTCATTCCGGAAGAACTGTATGATGAAAAAGAATCCGATTCTTTGTATGTCGGATATACGGATAACTATTTGAAGGTGAAATTCGAGGCAACACCGGATATGATCGGGAAGATCGTGCGTGTGAAATTGACAAAAGCCGGCTATCCGTATAACGAAGGTCAATTCGTCCGTGTCATGGATGACGCAGAAGCAAGTGTCACTATCTAAATTGATTACAAAAGGAGTCATCTCTCTTGGAAAATATCGCAGCATATATTGATCACACATTATTAAAGCCGGATGCAACAAAGGAACAGATCGATGTGATCGTCAAGGAAGCGGCCACGCATAAATTTGCTTCTGTCTGTGTTAATCCGTACTGGGTATCTCATTGCGCACAGCAGCTTAAAGATACGGGTGTGAAGGTTTGCACCGTCATCGGATTCCCGCTTGGTGCATCCACAACTGCAGTCAAAGCTTTGGAAACAAAGGATGCGATTGAGAAAGGTGCAGGGGAGATCGATATGGTCATCAACATCGGCGCTTTGAAGTCAGGCGATTTGGCGACTGTGGAGGAGGATATCCGTGCAGTAGTCCAAGCAGCTGCAGGAGTATTGACAAAAGTGATCATCGAAACCTCCTTGCTTACCGAGGAAGAAAAAGTGACTGCATGTGAACTTGCAGTCAAAGCCGGAGCCGATTTCGTCAAAACCTCAACCGGTTTTTCCGGCGGCGGTGCAACAGTGGAAGATATCCGTCTGATGCGCAAGACTGTCGGACCTGAAATCGGAGTGAAGGCTTCCGGCGGTGTACGCGACCGGGAAGCGACACTTGCCATGATCGAAGCAGGTGCTACCCGTATCGGTGCAAGTGCCGGTGTCCAGATCATCAAGGGACAGGCAGGCAGCAGCGATTATTGATTAAGTTATTTGTGAAAGGTGCAGGTTTCTGCACCTTTCTATTGACCAGGTTTTAGCATTATATTATAATGAGCAAAGACATATGCAGCAGTGCATATGAGATAGCACATTGTTGTATGCTTCGGAGGGAGGGAAATTAGCATGTCAAACACTACTCGCGTTCGCAAAAACGAGTCTCTTGAAGATGCTCTTCGTCGCTTTAAGCGCACAGTTTCTAAAAGCGGTACTCTATCTGAATACCGTAAGCGTGAATTTTACGAAAAACCTAGTGTACGTCGCAAGAAAAAATCTGAGGCGGCTAGAAAGCGTAAGTAAGCAAAGAGGGTGCAAAGAGATATGTCATTAACAGAACGTCTGAACCAGGATATGAAGACTGCGATGAAAGCAAAGGATAAGGAGACGCTCAGCGTCATCCGTATGGTGAAAGCCGCCCTGCAGAATGAAGCAATTCGTACTGGTAATGACACGCTGTCAGAAGATGAAGAACTTACCGTTTTATCCCGTGAGGTAAAACAACGAAAAGATTCCCTCCAAGAATTCCAAGAAGCTGGACGCGATGATCTTGTTCAGAAGCTTGAAGCGGAGCTTCAGGTTCTGAATGATTATTTGCCGGAACAGCTTTCGGAAGAAGAACTTGAAGACATTATTAAACAGACCATCGCGGAAGTAGGCGCTACTTCCAAGAAAGATATGGGCTCAGTGATGGGCGCTGTCATGCCGAAAGTAAAAGGCAAAACCGATGGATCTTTAGTTAATAAAATCGTGAATAAGCACTTGTCTTAACTGATAGTCATATGAATATCTGAAGCGAAAATCCCAATCATCATCTGATTGGGATTTTCGCTTTTTTATTGATATATAATAATAAAATGAAACCTTTTCTGTAATCAGGCGTATAGGTTACTGTACATAACAACTTAGACGAAATCAGTTGGTCAGGAGGATTCACATGCTGCACTATATCACGCTCCCGAGCCTTCAAACGGCAGTGCATGCCTTCAGCGATACCATGCAAGCGTGGATCACTTCCCCAGTCGTCGTAACCCTCCTTCTTTGTATAGCCTTTGCTGGTTTGGCGGTCGAGATGTTCACTCCTGGCTTTGGGGCGGGCGGAATACTCGGTATCGCTGCCGGAGGTATTTTTCTATATGGCCACATTGCAGGAGGGCTGGCAACAGGTACGGACATCCTGCTACTGACGGCCGCCATCCTTTTACTTGTCCTGGAATTATTCGTACCCGGCGGGATAATGGGCATACTGGGGATGATCGGGCTGCTTTGGGCTTTATTCCGCATGGCAGCTGACAGGACCGATATGATGCTCAGCGTCAGTATCGCATTTGTGGTTACCATATTGGCCCTCATCTATGTCATTCGCATTGTAGGCTTCGAAAAAGGCATGTTCAAGCCAATGATCCTCCAAGAAACACTCCATTCTGATACGCTCCCGAATGTGCCTGCCTTTATCGGTCAGCGTGGTCTGGCTAAAACGCCGCTGCGTCCAACCGGAATGGCCGAAATCAAGGGCATGGAAATGGATGTGATCACGGAGGGAAGGTATGTTGCCAAAGGATCGGAAATAGTTGTTATCCGTACAGAAGGCAGAAAAATCGTCGTCGCTTCCGTGACGAATGAGGAGGAAAAAGAATGAGTCAAGATATTCTTGTACCGATTATCATTGCTGCAGTCATTTTGATCGCATTGATTATCCTATTTACTTTCGTACCAGTGGCTTTATGGATCAGTGCCCTGGCAGCTGGTGTGCGCATCAGCATCTTCACATTGGTCGGGATGCGTTTGAGACGTGTTATCCCATCCCGTGTCATCAGTCCTTTGATCAAGGCTCATAAAGCTGGTCTCCAGGTTGATACAAACCAGCTGGAAAGCCACTATCTGGCTGGCGGTAATGTTGACCGTGTCGTCAATGCGCTGATTGCGGCCCATCGCGCCAATATCGAATTATCATTCGAACGCGCAGCGGCAATCGACCTTGCTGGCCGGGATGTGCTGGAAGCCGTGCAAATGAGTGTCAACCCGAAAGTAATCGAGACGCCTTTCATCTCTGGTGTGGCGATCGATGGTATCGAGGTGAAGGCAAAAGCCCGAATCACAGTACGTGCCAACATCGACCGCTTGGTCGGTGGTGCCGGAGAAGATACAATCATCGCCCGTGTCGGCGAGGGGATCGTCAGTACCATCGGTAGTTCCGAAAACCATAGCAATGTACTGGAGAATCCAGATAAGATATCCCATAACGTGTTAGAGCGCGGATTGGATTCCGGGACTGCGTTCGAGATACTTTCCATCGATATTGCCGATATTGATATCGGTAAAAACATCGGTGCGATCCTTCAGACGGATCAAGCCGAGGCAGATAAGA from Terribacillus sp. FSL K6-0262 encodes:
- the rpsU gene encoding 30S ribosomal protein S21, translating into MSNTTRVRKNESLEDALRRFKRTVSKSGTLSEYRKREFYEKPSVRRKKKSEAARKRK
- the dnaJ gene encoding molecular chaperone DnaJ; this encodes MSKRDYYDVLGVGKDASKEEIKKAYRKLARKYHPDVNKAEDAADKFKEAKEAYEVLGNEQKRAQYDQFGHAGPQSQGFGGAGAQDFGGFGDIFDMFFGGGARRQDPNAPRQGADLQYTMTLKFEEAIFGKETDIEIPKEEECDTCHGSGAKPGTQPKTCTHCNGSGQLNVEQNTPFGRVVNRRVCNTCNGTGKIIPDKCNTCGGSGRVRKRNKIHIKIPAGIDDGQQIRVSGKGEAGVNGGPPGDLYVVIQVRSHEFFDRDGDNIYCEMPITFAQAALGDELEVPTVHGAVKLKIPAGTQTGRTFRLKGKGSPNVRGYGQGDQHVKIRVVTPTNLTDRQKELLRELNDISGNDPADEQHDNIFTRMKRAFKGEF
- the mtaB gene encoding tRNA (N(6)-L-threonylcarbamoyladenosine(37)-C(2))-methylthiotransferase MtaB, which encodes MPTVAFHTLGCKVNHYETEGIWQKFKAQGYERVDFDHQSDVYVINTCTVTNTGDKKSRQIIRRAVRKNPDGVICVTGCYAQTSPGEIMEIPGVDIVVGTQGRDKMIEHIEEFKKTKEPINGVSNIMKNRVFEEMDVPAFTDRTRASLKIQEGCNNFCTFCIIPWSRGLLRSRKPEDVMKQAQQLVDAGYKEIVLTGIHTAGYGEDMQDYNFAKLLRELETNVRGLKRIRISSIEASQITDEVIQVLDESEKIVRHLHIPLQSGSDSVLKRMRRKYSTDFYRSKIEKVKKALPDLAITSDVIVGFPGETEEEFMETYRFIQEIGYSELHVFPYSKRTGTPAARMADQVDEEIKNERVHRLITLSDQQAKEYASRFENEVLEVIPEELYDEKESDSLYVGYTDNYLKVKFEATPDMIGKIVRVKLTKAGYPYNEGQFVRVMDDAEASVTI
- a CDS encoding 16S rRNA (uracil(1498)-N(3))-methyltransferase; protein product: MQRYFVEAANWQDDRIMLDGQDAHHINRVMRMKPGDEIICVDPKGRAAICKIAELSSEHVTVCVSENVDNDTEMPVTVTIAQGLPKGDKLEWIVQKGTELGAAGFIPFQAARSVVKWDEKKKDKKRIRLEKIAKEAAEQSSRLSIPAVEDVQSFQELLDSSDTYKHKLFAYEEAAKGLKAEPLRSVFERISPSDNVLVVIGPEGGFSDSEADALRNAGFAPIRLGPRILRTETAPLYMLASLSYHFEE
- the hemW gene encoding radical SAM family heme chaperone HemW, encoding MNEVKSAYIHIPFCEQLCHYCDFTKFFYREDSADEYVEALRKEIEHYIPSRQQMNTIFVGGGTPTALNMRQLEHVLKSVDRAFDVHASKEYTFEANPGDLTLEKAKLLRAYGVDRISLGVQVFDDRLLEAIGRVHRVKHVYESLDLLKQAGFDNISIDLIYALPGQTLEQFGHTVEEALQFDLPHYSSYSLQIEPKTVFYQRYKKGTLKKAPEELEASMYNLLRDQMKAHGRQQYEVSNFAFPGKESQHNLAYWNNDFYYGLGAGAHGYLPGRRIINIRPLPAYLKQANENGIPVLHEEPIGRKERIEEELFLGLRKKSGVSKAAFLQKFGVELADVYRKPLDLLIAKGWLIEDDAHVAMTEDGFLFGNDVFQEFLLDEEPASISN
- the dnaK gene encoding molecular chaperone DnaK, with product MGKIIGIDLGTTNSCVSVMEGGEARVIPNPEGNRTTPSVVAFKNGERQIGEVAKRQAITNPNTIQSIKRHMGTDYKVEIEGKAYTPQEISAIILQYIKSFAEDYLGETVDKAVITVPAYFNDAERQATKDAGKIAGLEVERIINEPTAAALAYGINTEEDQTILVYDLGGGTFDVSILDIGDGTFEVVSTAGDNRLGGDDFDQVIIDHLVAEFKKENGIDLSKDKMAMQRLKDAAEKAKKDLSGVTQTQISLPFITAGAEGPLHLELSLSRAKFDELSADLVERTMGPTRQALRDADLSASEIDKVILVGGSTRIPAVVEAIKKETGKEPSKGVNPDEVVALGAAIQGGVLQGDVKDVVLLDVTPLSLGIETMGGVFTKLIERNTTIPTSASQVFSTAADNQPSVDIHVLQGEREMAADNKTLGRFQLSDIPPAPRGVPQIEVSFDIDSNGIVNVRAKDLGTNKEQSITIKSSSGLSDEEVEKMVKEAEENAEEDKKRREEVDLRNEADQLIFQTDKTLKDLADNVSEEDKQKAETAKEELKKALEGSDIEDIKAKKDALSEQVQALSVKLYEQAAQAQQAQGAEKADDDVVDADFSEVNDDDKK
- the grpE gene encoding nucleotide exchange factor GrpE, with amino-acid sequence MANEEKEKVNETEEQEAVEAEVIDQAPAEESETNDEGSEKLVQLEQEKNEIYERLLRVQAEYDNFRKRTQKEKEAASKYRSQDLAEALLPVVDNLDRALQTVQDEEANKGFVDGIRMVHRQLLEAFDKQGIETIETVGQPFDPHLHQAVMQVENDEYEPNTVVQELQKGYKLKDRVIRPAMVQVNQ
- the deoC gene encoding deoxyribose-phosphate aldolase; translated protein: MENIAAYIDHTLLKPDATKEQIDVIVKEAATHKFASVCVNPYWVSHCAQQLKDTGVKVCTVIGFPLGASTTAVKALETKDAIEKGAGEIDMVINIGALKSGDLATVEEDIRAVVQAAAGVLTKVIIETSLLTEEEKVTACELAVKAGADFVKTSTGFSGGGATVEDIRLMRKTVGPEIGVKASGGVRDREATLAMIEAGATRIGASAGVQIIKGQAGSSDY
- the hrcA gene encoding heat-inducible transcriptional repressor HrcA; the protein is MLTERQLRILQVIVDDFIETAQPIGSRAISNKQDVAYSAATIRNDMAELEQLGLIEKTHTSSGRVPSERGYRFYVDHLLTPFHLTQEDTTAIKQTFSANIREMEEIVQQSAALLSELTNYTSIILGPEMLETKLKHIQILTLSDFSAVMILVTDTGHVEHKSFRIPDGMDHGEMEKVVNILNDRLAGVPLMMVPGRLKAEVQDLLKRHTVHYETIFAYLRSFMETEQPLKLYFGGKTNILMQPDFQDLNKLRTLYTMIEEEGEMIADLLKGEQDGLHVSIGTENKLDALQDCSFVTASYTADGTHMGTVALLGPTRMEYSRVMSLMHVLSKKLTSAYQDWQK
- the prmA gene encoding 50S ribosomal protein L11 methyltransferase, whose protein sequence is MKWAELCIHTTNEAIEPISNILHEAGASGVVIQDPEDLVKDHKTTFGEIYELNPDDYPAEGIFIKAYLPLNSFLNESVNEIKAAISNLSEYQIDIGANEVSVSEVDEEDWSTAWKKYYKPVKISEKFTIIPTWEDYTPVASDEVIMELDPGMAFGTGTHPTTVLSVQAIERFVKKGDIVIDVGSGSGVLSIAAVLLGAEHVHAFDLDEVAVNSTKINAELNQAADRITARPNNLLEGVEVEADVIVSNILAEIILKFTDDAYKLIKPGGLFITSGIISQKKNEVKEALTASGFDIVEVNEMEDWVAIIAKKK
- a CDS encoding GatB/YqeY domain-containing protein; protein product: MSLTERLNQDMKTAMKAKDKETLSVIRMVKAALQNEAIRTGNDTLSEDEELTVLSREVKQRKDSLQEFQEAGRDDLVQKLEAELQVLNDYLPEQLSEEELEDIIKQTIAEVGATSKKDMGSVMGAVMPKVKGKTDGSLVNKIVNKHLS